The following proteins are encoded in a genomic region of Methylobacterium tardum:
- a CDS encoding NUDIX hydrolase: protein MTLLDDDNEPRRQVGALPFRLGRDGKPKILLVTSRESRRWVIPKGWPMKGRKPFQAAAREAYEEAGLRGAVGKRPIGHYLYQKRLKNLDAVLCQVKVFPLKVRKQLKHFPEEHQRELRWFTPAEAAEAVSEPGLAAIIRAACRT, encoded by the coding sequence GTGACGCTTCTCGACGACGACAACGAGCCGCGGCGGCAGGTCGGCGCCCTGCCGTTCCGGCTCGGGCGGGACGGGAAGCCCAAGATCCTGCTCGTGACGTCGCGGGAGAGCCGACGCTGGGTCATCCCGAAAGGCTGGCCCATGAAGGGCCGCAAGCCGTTCCAGGCCGCCGCCCGCGAGGCCTACGAGGAGGCGGGCCTGCGCGGTGCGGTCGGCAAGCGGCCGATTGGCCACTACCTCTATCAGAAGCGGCTGAAGAACCTCGACGCGGTCCTGTGTCAGGTGAAGGTGTTCCCGCTCAAGGTGCGCAAGCAGCTCAAGCATTTTCCCGAGGAGCATCAGCGGGAGCTGCGATGGTTCACGCCCGCGGAGGCGGCCGAGGCTGTGTCCGAGCCGGGGCTCGCCGCCATCATTCGCGCTGCGTGCCGCACGTAA
- a CDS encoding Crp/Fnr family transcriptional regulator, translated as MRERSIPKQHDLLLPGAEPEVAHLLLAGHACRYRMLRDGRRQITAILVPGDLCDLGAILASRADYAVNTLTRCTVGEIPIARLSARDSPDLAAALGRRLRRDEAVAREWIVSLGRRVGIERMAHLLCELRWRLATVGLVTDDSFEMRITQNDFADALGLTSVHVNRVLKYLRDSQLIHLKSGRLTLLDRPRLERLAQFDPAYLEIWSDAL; from the coding sequence GTGCGCGAGCGCTCGATCCCGAAGCAGCACGACCTGCTGCTGCCCGGTGCCGAGCCGGAAGTCGCGCACCTGCTGTTGGCTGGTCACGCCTGCCGCTATCGCATGCTGCGGGACGGCCGCAGGCAGATCACCGCCATCCTGGTTCCGGGCGACCTCTGCGACCTGGGTGCGATCCTCGCGAGCCGCGCAGACTACGCGGTCAACACGCTCACCCGCTGCACGGTCGGCGAGATCCCGATCGCCCGGCTCTCCGCCCGCGACAGCCCGGACCTCGCCGCAGCGTTGGGCCGCCGCCTGCGGCGCGACGAGGCCGTCGCCCGCGAATGGATCGTCAGCCTGGGCCGGCGCGTCGGTATCGAGCGGATGGCGCATCTACTCTGCGAGTTGCGCTGGCGACTGGCGACCGTCGGCTTGGTCACCGACGACAGTTTCGAGATGCGGATCACGCAGAACGATTTTGCGGACGCGCTCGGGCTGACGTCGGTGCACGTCAACCGCGTGCTGAAATACCTGCGTGACAGCCAGTTGATCCACCTGAAGAGCGGACGGCTCACGCTCCTCGACCGTCCGCGGCTGGAACGACTCGCGCAGTTCGATCCGGCCTATCTGGAGATCTGGTCCGACGCCCTTTGA
- a CDS encoding manganese catalase family protein, which translates to MYYHDKRLQYPVKVDSPDPIYARMLQQAIGGIEGEIRVCFQYFFQAWGNRAPTTKYRDMLLNTATEEIGHIEMLATAVAMNLETAPTKVQEAGAADALVGAVMGGENPRHIAEGMLHKTLLSTGMAAFPGNSDGLPFDMSHIYASGNIAADMYCNVAAEATGRILAVRLYNATNDAGMRDMWSFLIARDTMHQQQWLSVIEELGGHAGTLPIPNSFPQSEENQKFNYNFFSTSADGSPPPAGRWTQGPSLDGKGEFSVVQNQPMGEEPVLGPARPDSGAQSQQIG; encoded by the coding sequence ATGTATTATCACGACAAGCGACTTCAGTACCCGGTCAAGGTCGACAGCCCGGACCCGATCTATGCCCGCATGCTCCAGCAGGCGATCGGCGGGATCGAGGGCGAGATCCGGGTCTGCTTCCAGTACTTCTTCCAGGCTTGGGGCAACCGCGCTCCGACCACGAAGTACCGCGACATGCTGCTCAACACCGCGACCGAGGAGATCGGGCATATCGAGATGCTCGCGACCGCCGTCGCGATGAACCTCGAGACCGCGCCGACCAAGGTGCAGGAGGCCGGGGCCGCCGACGCGCTCGTCGGAGCCGTGATGGGCGGGGAGAATCCGCGCCACATCGCCGAAGGCATGCTGCACAAGACGCTGCTGTCCACCGGCATGGCGGCCTTCCCGGGCAATTCCGACGGCCTGCCGTTCGACATGAGCCACATCTACGCCAGCGGCAACATCGCGGCCGACATGTACTGCAACGTCGCCGCCGAGGCGACCGGACGGATCCTGGCGGTCCGGCTCTACAACGCCACCAACGATGCCGGCATGCGCGACATGTGGAGCTTCCTCATCGCCCGGGACACGATGCATCAGCAGCAATGGCTGTCGGTGATCGAGGAACTCGGGGGGCACGCGGGCACGCTGCCGATCCCGAACTCCTTCCCGCAGAGCGAGGAGAACCAGAAGTTCAACTACAACTTCTTCTCGACGTCGGCGGACGGCTCGCCGCCCCCGGCCGGCCGCTGGACGCAGGGCCCGTCCCTCGACGGCAAGGGCGAGTTCAGCGTGGTCCAGAACCAGCCCATGGGCGAGGAGCCGGTGCTCGGTCCGGCACGGCCCGACAGCGGGGCTCAGTCCCAGCAGATCGGCTGA
- a CDS encoding metal-sensitive transcriptional regulator, producing MTSGTVIDGRVCLARTDAERAPLVRRLGRIEGQVRGLRAMVEADRHCLDEIQQIRAATAALREVGLLIIGQHVTVGLDLALHAADRAAVLADLERVLRAAMAEAG from the coding sequence GTGACAAGCGGCACAGTCATCGATGGTCGTGTCTGCCTCGCCCGAACCGACGCGGAGCGCGCTCCGCTGGTTCGGCGGCTGGGGCGGATCGAGGGCCAAGTGCGCGGCCTGCGGGCGATGGTCGAGGCGGATCGGCACTGTCTCGACGAGATCCAGCAGATCCGGGCCGCCACGGCCGCCCTGCGCGAAGTCGGCCTCCTGATCATCGGTCAGCACGTGACGGTCGGGCTCGATCTCGCGCTTCACGCGGCGGATCGGGCGGCGGTGCTGGCGGACCTCGAGCGCGTCCTGCGCGCCGCCATGGCGGAGGCCGGCTAG
- a CDS encoding sigma-70 family RNA polymerase sigma factor — protein MLELSLDGDTIDTQAPRLPDSVQYHLGHLLAATYAQDSVEPSIADRFAELLTLLDAAFGKAQDGREKAFQTSLLAMVPNLQRFARSLLRNHVGADDLLQNTLLRAWRSRASFAPGTNLEAWLFTIMRNQFYNEHRKRGREVQDEDGTQAERMVSLPEQGGHLDLSDVRTALDRLAPLMRQALVLVAIENLTYEETAAVMNCRIGTVKSRVWRARTQLAEMLGYTGLEVGSDDVMLAAAGPKGRKAVTVS, from the coding sequence ATGCTCGAACTCTCGCTCGACGGTGATACAATCGACACGCAGGCGCCCCGGCTCCCCGACAGCGTGCAGTATCACCTCGGCCATCTTCTGGCGGCGACCTACGCGCAGGATTCGGTCGAGCCTTCCATCGCGGACCGCTTCGCCGAATTGCTGACGCTGCTCGATGCCGCGTTCGGCAAGGCGCAGGACGGTCGCGAGAAGGCGTTTCAGACCTCCCTGCTCGCCATGGTGCCGAACCTGCAGCGCTTCGCGCGCTCGCTGCTGCGCAACCATGTCGGGGCCGACGACCTCCTGCAAAACACGCTTCTGCGGGCGTGGCGGTCGCGCGCCAGCTTCGCTCCGGGCACCAACCTGGAGGCGTGGCTGTTCACGATCATGCGCAACCAGTTCTACAACGAGCACCGCAAGCGCGGCCGCGAGGTGCAGGACGAGGACGGCACGCAGGCCGAGCGGATGGTGTCGCTGCCCGAGCAGGGCGGCCACCTGGACCTGAGCGACGTGCGCACCGCCCTCGACCGCCTCGCGCCGTTGATGCGGCAGGCCCTGGTTCTCGTGGCGATCGAGAACCTCACCTACGAAGAGACGGCGGCCGTGATGAACTGCCGGATCGGCACGGTGAAGAGCCGCGTCTGGCGCGCTCGGACACAGCTCGCCGAGATGCTGGGCTACACCGGCCTGGAGGTCGGCAGCGACGACGTCATGCTGGCCGCGGCCGGGCCGAAGGGCCGGAAAGCGGTAACGGTTTCCTGA
- a CDS encoding energy transducer TonB, protein MPSRMLAPGIVAVGLLLVPWAAPARGAEGPTVRAWLSDLVTRIDAVDRAGARPRPGRRAGTVVVHVEIAADGSLQRIEVERSSGVPDLDQRALRAVQGAVQGKAAGSVQGAGPLAPPPAALLGGAGVADLSIPVDLGR, encoded by the coding sequence ATGCCGTCACGAATGCTCGCCCCGGGGATTGTCGCGGTCGGTCTGCTTCTGGTTCCCTGGGCCGCACCGGCGCGCGGGGCTGAGGGCCCGACGGTGCGCGCCTGGCTCTCGGACCTCGTCACGCGGATCGATGCCGTGGACCGCGCTGGCGCCCGGCCGCGGCCGGGCCGGCGCGCCGGTACCGTGGTGGTTCACGTGGAGATCGCCGCGGACGGGTCACTGCAGCGGATCGAGGTCGAGCGGAGTTCCGGCGTGCCGGACCTCGATCAGCGGGCGCTGCGCGCCGTCCAGGGAGCTGTGCAGGGCAAGGCCGCAGGCTCGGTTCAGGGCGCCGGCCCGCTGGCTCCGCCGCCGGCCGCGCTGCTCGGCGGGGCGGGCGTCGCCGACCTCAGCATCCCGGTCGATCTCGGCCGCTGA
- the cyoA gene encoding ubiquinol oxidase subunit II, whose amino-acid sequence MRRRPGLPLRAVLLAAALPLLSGCQQHNILDGKGPVGSAEANILIIATVIMLAIILPTMIATVVFALWYRESNPKALYRPDWAFSGRIELVVWSVPFLTIAFLGGIAWIGAHQLDPATPLASDKKPLEVQVVSLDWKWLFIYPDQGVASVNELVVPAATPVNFRLTSSSVWNSFFVPKLGSMIYTMRGMVTRLNLMADQEGELYGLSTHFSGDGFSDMNFPVRSVSDAAFADWVNGAKGSGKALDRAAYAEVAKQSIADAPRSFGSVEPGLFDGIVAQTVPPGPGPAAGGVEGVRPKGGS is encoded by the coding sequence ATGCGCCGTCGTCCCGGCCTTCCACTCCGCGCGGTGCTTCTCGCCGCAGCCTTGCCCCTGCTCTCCGGGTGCCAGCAGCACAACATCCTCGACGGGAAAGGTCCCGTCGGATCGGCCGAGGCGAACATCCTGATCATCGCCACGGTCATCATGCTGGCGATCATCCTGCCGACGATGATCGCCACGGTGGTCTTCGCGCTCTGGTACCGGGAATCCAACCCGAAGGCGCTCTACCGGCCCGACTGGGCCTTCTCGGGGCGGATCGAGCTCGTCGTCTGGTCGGTGCCGTTCCTGACCATCGCGTTCCTGGGCGGCATTGCGTGGATCGGCGCGCATCAGCTCGACCCGGCCACGCCGCTCGCCTCCGACAAGAAGCCCCTGGAGGTGCAGGTCGTCTCGCTCGATTGGAAGTGGCTGTTCATCTACCCCGATCAGGGCGTGGCCAGCGTCAACGAGCTGGTCGTGCCGGCCGCCACGCCGGTCAATTTCCGGCTGACCTCCAGCAGCGTCTGGAATTCGTTCTTCGTGCCGAAGCTCGGCAGCATGATCTACACGATGCGGGGCATGGTCACGCGGCTCAACCTCATGGCCGACCAGGAGGGTGAGCTCTACGGCCTGTCGACGCATTTCAGCGGCGACGGCTTCTCCGACATGAACTTCCCCGTGCGTTCGGTCTCGGACGCGGCCTTCGCCGACTGGGTCAACGGCGCGAAGGGCTCGGGGAAGGCCCTCGACCGGGCGGCCTACGCGGAGGTCGCCAAGCAGAGCATCGCCGATGCGCCGCGCAGCTTCGGCTCCGTCGAGCCGGGCCTGTTCGACGGCATCGTCGCGCAGACGGTCCCCCCGGGGCCGGGCCCGGCCGCGGGCGGCGTCGAGGGCGTGCGGCCCAAAGGCGGATCCTAA
- a CDS encoding cbb3-type cytochrome c oxidase subunit I, with translation MLGKLTLEAIPLHQPIPLIAGAVVVAIVLGVVAWIVLAGHLPYLWREWITSVDHKRIGVMYCLLALVMLIRGFSDALLMRSQQAFAYKAAGYLPPEHYDQIFSAHGVIMIFFGAMPFMIGLMNFAVPLQLGVRDVAFPTLNSVSFWLTASGALLVNVSLVVGEFARTGWWPAPPLSEITYSPGVGVDYYLWAIQISGVGTLMTGVNFVATILKMRAPGMSYLRMPMFCWTALASSLLIVAAFPILTATLAMLSLDRYLGFHFFTDSHGGNSMMFMNLFWAWGHPEVYILALPAYGVFSEVISTFSGKPLFAYRSMVLATMSICLLSFTVWLHHFFTMGPGGDVNGVFAITSMIIAVPTGVKIFDWLFTMYGGRVRLTTAMLWSLGFMVTFVVGGATGVLLAIPPADFVLHNSMFLVAHFHNVMVSAVLFAAFAGYTYWFPKAFGFRLDEWWGKAAFWFGITGFVIVFGAFYWLGLLGMTRRMQHYDVADWRPWILVSAFGAVVMIAGVVCQVIQLVVSIRRREELRDVTGDPWDGRSLEWATASPPPVFNFAALPEVHGEEAYWAIKSRAREQLRLRDEPTYEPIEMPLNSPTGFICAFFATLIGFAMIWYIWWLAAAGLVGAFLTFVVFAWRDTVEYEIPASEVAKVNRANRATRLEALQGVGQRRAA, from the coding sequence ATGCTGGGTAAGCTCACCCTCGAAGCGATCCCGCTTCACCAGCCGATCCCGCTGATCGCGGGGGCGGTGGTCGTGGCCATCGTCCTCGGGGTCGTCGCCTGGATCGTGCTGGCCGGCCACCTGCCCTATCTCTGGCGGGAGTGGATCACGAGCGTCGATCACAAGCGGATCGGCGTCATGTACTGCCTCCTCGCGCTGGTGATGCTGATCCGGGGCTTCTCGGACGCGCTGCTGATGCGGTCCCAGCAGGCCTTCGCCTACAAGGCCGCCGGCTATCTCCCGCCCGAGCACTACGACCAGATCTTCTCCGCCCACGGCGTGATCATGATCTTCTTCGGCGCGATGCCGTTCATGATCGGGCTGATGAACTTCGCGGTGCCGCTCCAGCTCGGCGTGCGCGACGTGGCGTTCCCGACGCTCAACTCCGTCAGCTTCTGGCTCACCGCCTCGGGGGCGCTGCTGGTCAACGTCTCGCTGGTTGTGGGCGAGTTCGCCCGCACCGGCTGGTGGCCGGCGCCGCCGCTCAGCGAGATCACCTACTCGCCCGGTGTCGGCGTCGATTACTATCTCTGGGCGATCCAGATCTCCGGCGTCGGCACGCTGATGACCGGGGTGAACTTCGTCGCGACCATCCTGAAGATGCGCGCCCCCGGCATGAGCTACCTGCGCATGCCGATGTTCTGCTGGACCGCGCTGGCCTCCAGCCTGCTGATCGTCGCGGCCTTCCCGATCCTGACCGCGACGCTCGCGATGCTGTCGCTCGACCGCTATCTCGGCTTCCACTTCTTCACGGATTCCCACGGCGGGAATTCGATGATGTTCATGAACCTGTTCTGGGCCTGGGGGCACCCGGAGGTCTACATCCTGGCGCTGCCGGCCTACGGGGTGTTCTCGGAAGTGATCTCGACCTTCTCCGGCAAGCCGCTCTTCGCCTACCGGTCGATGGTGCTGGCGACGATGTCGATCTGCCTGCTCTCGTTCACGGTGTGGCTGCACCACTTCTTCACCATGGGCCCGGGCGGCGACGTCAACGGCGTCTTCGCCATCACGTCGATGATCATCGCGGTGCCCACCGGCGTGAAGATCTTCGACTGGCTGTTCACCATGTATGGCGGCCGGGTCCGGCTCACCACCGCGATGCTGTGGTCGCTGGGCTTCATGGTGACCTTCGTGGTCGGCGGCGCCACCGGCGTGCTGCTCGCGATCCCGCCGGCCGACTTCGTGCTCCACAACAGCATGTTCCTGGTGGCCCACTTCCACAACGTCATGGTCTCGGCCGTGCTGTTCGCGGCGTTCGCCGGCTACACCTATTGGTTCCCGAAGGCCTTCGGCTTCCGGCTCGACGAGTGGTGGGGCAAGGCCGCTTTCTGGTTCGGCATCACGGGCTTCGTCATCGTCTTCGGGGCGTTCTACTGGCTGGGGCTCCTCGGCATGACGCGCCGGATGCAGCACTACGACGTGGCCGACTGGCGGCCCTGGATCCTGGTCTCGGCCTTCGGCGCCGTGGTGATGATCGCGGGCGTCGTCTGCCAAGTGATCCAGCTCGTGGTCTCGATCCGCCGCCGCGAGGAACTGCGCGACGTCACCGGCGACCCCTGGGACGGCCGCTCGCTGGAATGGGCGACCGCCTCGCCGCCCCCGGTCTTCAACTTCGCGGCCCTGCCGGAGGTCCACGGCGAGGAGGCGTACTGGGCGATCAAGAGCCGCGCCCGCGAGCAGCTGCGCCTGCGCGACGAGCCGACCTACGAGCCGATCGAGATGCCGCTCAACAGCCCGACCGGCTTCATCTGCGCCTTCTTCGCGACGCTGATCGGCTTCGCGATGATCTGGTACATCTGGTGGCTCGCCGCCGCCGGCCTCGTCGGCGCCTTCCTGACCTTCGTGGTCTTCGCGTGGCGCGACACGGTCGAGTACGAGATCCCGGCCTCCGAGGTGGCGAAGGTCAACCGCGCGAACCGCGCGACCCGGCTTGAGGCGCTCCAGGGCGTCGGGCAGCGGAGGGCGGCATGA
- a CDS encoding cytochrome (ubi)quinol oxidase subunit III, translating into MTSTAAPGSVTAFRGDPNHLGHGPGGHGESRATGRGTGGPSPKRIVVAYGFWIFILSDIVMFASFFASYAVLQGGVSDGPTGPEIFDLTNTALETGLLLLSSFACGMASLALGARRMMYFQVAMAVTFLLGAGFVALEVMEFYDLVSRGIVPSRSAFLSSFFTLVGCHGLHVTIGLLWLLTMMAQVLAKGFRSDIVRRTLCFALFWHALDIVWVGVFSIVYLMGSIT; encoded by the coding sequence ATGACCAGCACCGCTGCCCCCGGCTCGGTCACCGCGTTCCGCGGCGATCCCAACCACCTCGGTCACGGTCCGGGCGGGCACGGCGAGTCCCGGGCCACCGGCCGCGGGACCGGCGGTCCCTCGCCGAAGCGCATCGTCGTCGCCTACGGGTTTTGGATCTTCATCCTCAGCGACATCGTGATGTTCGCGTCGTTCTTCGCGAGCTACGCGGTGCTGCAGGGCGGCGTCTCGGACGGGCCGACGGGCCCTGAGATTTTCGACCTCACCAACACCGCCCTCGAGACGGGACTGTTGCTCCTGTCGAGCTTCGCCTGCGGCATGGCGAGTCTCGCGCTGGGCGCCCGCCGGATGATGTATTTCCAGGTGGCGATGGCGGTGACCTTCCTCCTGGGCGCGGGCTTCGTCGCCCTGGAGGTGATGGAGTTCTACGACCTCGTCAGTCGGGGCATCGTCCCGTCGCGCAGCGCCTTCCTGTCGAGCTTCTTCACGCTGGTGGGCTGCCACGGGCTGCACGTCACGATCGGCCTTCTGTGGCTGCTGACCATGATGGCCCAGGTGCTGGCCAAGGGGTTCCGGTCCGACATCGTGCGGCGGACCCTGTGCTTCGCCCTGTTCTGGCACGCCCTCGACATCGTCTGGGTCGGGGTCTTCAGCATCGTCTACCTGATGGGGTCGATCACATGA
- the cyoD gene encoding cytochrome o ubiquinol oxidase subunit IV, with protein sequence MSHADHAGADGLDRHQADLAPGEEYGEEDIGKGVRGYLIGLALATLLTICSFAIVHAKFVWAPAVPVAILVFAIAQMGVHLVFFLHITTGPDNTNNVMSLAFGVLFVVLVVGGSVWIMSNMNSNMMPAMPQSAMPHSATPQPPMTQPMHH encoded by the coding sequence ATGAGCCACGCGGATCACGCCGGCGCGGACGGTCTCGACCGGCACCAGGCCGACCTCGCTCCGGGCGAGGAATACGGCGAAGAGGATATCGGCAAGGGTGTCCGAGGCTATCTGATCGGCCTCGCCCTGGCGACGCTCCTGACGATCTGCTCCTTCGCGATCGTGCACGCCAAATTCGTCTGGGCGCCGGCCGTGCCGGTGGCGATCCTGGTCTTCGCTATCGCCCAGATGGGCGTGCACCTCGTGTTCTTCCTCCACATCACCACGGGGCCGGACAACACCAACAACGTCATGTCGCTGGCCTTCGGCGTGCTGTTCGTGGTGCTGGTGGTCGGCGGCTCGGTCTGGATCATGAGCAACATGAATTCCAACATGATGCCGGCCATGCCCCAATCGGCCATGCCGCACTCGGCGACACCCCAGCCGCCGATGACCCAGCCGATGCATCACTGA
- a CDS encoding DUF4399 domain-containing protein: MIGIVLASTPCSAQTPAPEDAELYFISPRDGAKLRGPITVRFGLKHMGVTHAGDTTPNMGHHHLLVDVTEPTSPTEPLPSNKRYLHFGSGQTETQVDLPPGPHTLQLVLGDANHKPFKPLVASKTIHIRVLRPNTNTATKN; the protein is encoded by the coding sequence CTGATCGGCATTGTTCTGGCCTCGACACCCTGCTCGGCCCAGACCCCCGCGCCGGAGGATGCGGAACTCTACTTCATCTCACCGCGCGACGGCGCGAAGCTCAGAGGCCCGATCACGGTCCGCTTCGGCCTGAAGCATATGGGCGTGACCCACGCGGGCGACACGACGCCCAATATGGGCCACCATCATCTTCTGGTTGATGTCACGGAGCCGACCAGCCCAACCGAGCCGCTTCCGTCGAACAAGCGGTACCTCCATTTCGGATCCGGCCAGACCGAAACTCAGGTGGATCTTCCGCCGGGACCGCACACGCTGCAATTGGTCTTGGGAGATGCCAACCACAAACCCTTCAAACCGCTGGTCGCGTCGAAGACCATTCACATCAGGGTTCTGCGGCCGAATACGAACACCGCAACGAAAAATTAG
- a CDS encoding SUMF1/EgtB/PvdO family nonheme iron enzyme yields MMGHDEEGTHARMSRYRRDIVEPTVLEHSGTIIKHMGDGFLAVFDSPLEATRCAIVIQQTIAARNAAVSDKSSWLQYRIGINLGDIICEEHDVFGDGVNVAARLQTAARPGDVNISGGVYEQIKNKLVCGYQSLGDERLKNITDPVRIYRVLPDPSAVIRAEHGVKRAVRTLLPIVGACGATFAIGVWFAAHKTTDRPEPVGIVIGPGEVPAPEAAPRRGTSTAQVPIPAPVIDTAKPEMAAAAPPAPSPEPVPVAFAVPPPPAQKPEPPAPSGALKDCADCPEMLKLTGGVFRMGGSSDASEKPVHQVVIAPFALSRLPVTKAQWQACVRAGACTYRPDGPDDLPVRNVSWNDAQQYVAWLSKLTSKPYRLPSEAEWEYAARAGTATAYWWGAQMVPGFANCKGCGTPHDLEKPIQIGLLPPNAFGLQGMGGGVAEWVQDCWHSNYQGAPRVGAWTSPKCREHVLRGGSWLSEPADIQVSSREHYDTNVRYPAHGFRVALGE; encoded by the coding sequence ATGATGGGACATGACGAGGAGGGAACACATGCGCGGATGAGCCGGTATCGACGGGACATCGTCGAGCCGACCGTTCTGGAGCACAGCGGCACGATCATCAAACACATGGGCGACGGATTTCTGGCCGTCTTCGACAGCCCGCTCGAAGCGACGCGCTGCGCGATCGTCATTCAACAAACCATTGCCGCCCGCAACGCCGCGGTATCGGACAAATCCAGCTGGCTGCAGTATCGCATCGGCATCAATCTTGGCGATATCATATGCGAAGAGCACGATGTCTTCGGTGACGGCGTGAACGTCGCCGCGCGCCTGCAGACCGCAGCAAGACCCGGCGACGTCAACATCTCGGGCGGCGTCTACGAGCAGATCAAGAACAAGCTCGTCTGTGGTTACCAATCTCTCGGTGATGAGCGCCTGAAGAATATTACCGATCCCGTCCGGATCTACCGCGTCCTGCCCGATCCGTCGGCCGTCATCCGCGCCGAGCACGGGGTCAAGCGCGCTGTCCGCACGCTCCTTCCGATCGTCGGCGCCTGCGGGGCGACCTTTGCCATCGGCGTCTGGTTCGCCGCCCACAAGACGACGGACCGCCCTGAGCCGGTCGGCATCGTCATCGGCCCCGGCGAGGTGCCCGCGCCTGAGGCCGCTCCACGGCGTGGGACCAGCACGGCCCAGGTTCCGATACCCGCCCCCGTGATCGACACGGCGAAACCCGAGATGGCCGCCGCAGCCCCGCCCGCGCCCAGTCCCGAACCCGTGCCGGTCGCGTTCGCCGTACCGCCGCCGCCGGCCCAGAAACCGGAGCCGCCCGCGCCGTCCGGTGCGTTGAAGGACTGCGCAGACTGCCCCGAGATGCTCAAGCTGACCGGCGGGGTCTTCCGGATGGGGGGCTCGTCGGATGCGTCCGAGAAGCCGGTGCATCAGGTCGTCATCGCGCCGTTCGCGCTCAGCCGCCTGCCAGTCACGAAGGCGCAGTGGCAGGCCTGTGTCCGCGCGGGTGCCTGCACATACCGGCCGGACGGCCCCGACGACCTGCCGGTGCGCAACGTGAGCTGGAACGACGCCCAGCAATACGTGGCGTGGCTGTCGAAGCTGACGTCCAAGCCGTACCGCCTGCCGAGCGAGGCCGAGTGGGAATATGCGGCGCGGGCCGGGACGGCAACCGCCTACTGGTGGGGCGCACAGATGGTGCCCGGCTTCGCCAACTGTAAGGGTTGCGGCACGCCGCACGACCTGGAGAAGCCGATTCAGATCGGCCTGCTGCCGCCGAATGCCTTCGGGTTGCAGGGCATGGGCGGGGGCGTCGCGGAATGGGTCCAGGATTGCTGGCACAGTAATTACCAGGGTGCCCCGCGCGTCGGCGCCTGGACCTCCCCGAAGTGCCGCGAGCACGTCCTGCGCGGCGGATCCTGGTTGAGCGAGCCTGCCGATATTCAAGTCAGCAGTCGCGAACACTACGACACCAACGTCCGGTACCCGGCGCACGGGTTCCGGGTCGCTCTGGGCGAGTGA